From the genome of Longispora fulva:
GCTCGATCGGGGACAGCGCCTCCAGGAGCACGAGGAACGCCATCGACAGCGAGTCGGCCAGCTCGGCGTGCTCGGCCGGCCCCGGTCGGTCGGTGGTCACGACGACCGGCTCGGGCAGCCAGCTGCCCACGTAGGTCTCGCGCCGGACCCGTGCCGAGGTCAGGTGGTTGATGCCGAGTCTGGTCACCGCCGTGGCGAGGTACGCCTTCGGGGCGGCGATCGTGGTACCCGCCTGGTGCGCCCGGGTCAGGCCGAGGAACGCGTCCTGCACGATGTCCTCGGCGTCGCCCACCGATCCGGTCACCCCGTAGGCGATGGAGAACAGCAGCGGCCGGTAGCCCGCCGCGTCCGTCACGTCCGCTGATCCCGGCACGGCACCTCCCCGCTCGCCTACCGCGGCACCCGGTCGGGTTCACGGCCTCAGCATGATCACCCGAAGATCCACGCGGCGTCCAGCGGGTGGCCGGTCGGACTGCGGTCGCCTGAGCCTGGGGGAGACGCACGCCACACTTCGTCACAGCTCGCCGGGGGGCCCTGTCTTAAGAGGGCAACAGCGAACAACGATCCAGGAGTACCCGATGAACGCTCGTCTGAACGTCATGGCCAGCCCGGTCGCCGCCAAGGCCATGAAGCACATCATCGCCGCGCACCGGGCGCTGGCGGACTCGACGGTGCCGGCCTCGACGCGGGAACTGGTGATGCTGCGCGCGAGCCAGATCAACGGCTGCGCCGGGTGCGTCGACATGCACACCAAGGACGCCACAGCGGCCGGGGAGTCCCAGGTGCGCCTTCACCTGGTCGCGGTCTGGCGGGAGGCCACCGTGTTCACCGAGGCCGAACGCGCCGCACTGGAGCTGACCGAGCAGGGCACCCGGATCGCCGACGCGGCCGGCGGTGTCCCGGACGAGGTCTGGGCGAACGCCGCCCGGCACTACGACGACGACCAGCTCGCCGACCTGGTGACCCAGATCGCGCTCATCAACGCCTTCAACCGGGGAAACGTCATCATCAGGCAGCCCGCCGGCGGCTACCAGCCCGGCCAGCACTGACACACCCTGATCGCCACCCTCGATTACGTAAGGACAGTACCGTGAACATCGCTCTGTGGATCGTCACCGGACTCCTCGCCGCCGCCTACCTGCTCGGCGGTGGCTTCAAGCTGATCATGCCGAAGGAGAAGATCGCCGCCAGCGGGGCCAGCGCCAGATGGGTCGAACACTTCAGCGCCGCCGGGGTGAAGGCCATCGGAGCCCTTGAGGTCGCGGCCGCGGTCGGCCTGGTCCTGCCGGCGCTCCTCGACATCGCGCCGATCCTGGTGCCGCTCGCCGCCCTCGGCCTGGTGCTGATGATGACCGGTGCGGCGATCACCCGCGCCCGGCGGC
Proteins encoded in this window:
- a CDS encoding DoxX family protein, whose amino-acid sequence is MNIALWIVTGLLAAAYLLGGGFKLIMPKEKIAASGASARWVEHFSAAGVKAIGALEVAAAVGLVLPALLDIAPILVPLAALGLVLMMTGAAITRARRHETKLMMVDLAYLALAAFVAWGRFGPESFLT
- a CDS encoding carboxymuconolactone decarboxylase family protein, whose amino-acid sequence is MNARLNVMASPVAAKAMKHIIAAHRALADSTVPASTRELVMLRASQINGCAGCVDMHTKDATAAGESQVRLHLVAVWREATVFTEAERAALELTEQGTRIADAAGGVPDEVWANAARHYDDDQLADLVTQIALINAFNRGNVIIRQPAGGYQPGQH